From Shewanella yunxiaonensis, the proteins below share one genomic window:
- a CDS encoding MaoC family dehydratase → MPSLFSLYRKIFFGRKPGWDQQPLPHLQVSARQVQLSAVKVAEYADVCGYAFDGQFLPPTYLYVAAFRLHATIFTHDAITFPLLGLIHLRNQIRCYRAVAVDECLDIDCSVGASRETDSGLEFELVSKIYNGEALVWEASSVYLYRMDKPGRRARPPKGSDMDWQQPVFWELGEDLGRRYARASGDYNLIHLHPLLSKRFGFDRVLAHGMWSKARCVAELMPQIRDRPVAIDVEFKLPLFMPARVSFNAETSETGIRFELRDQKGRRPHLIGQVTFLD, encoded by the coding sequence ATGCCCTCGTTGTTTTCCTTATATCGCAAGATTTTCTTTGGGCGCAAGCCAGGCTGGGATCAGCAGCCTTTGCCACATCTTCAGGTGAGTGCCCGTCAAGTACAGTTATCTGCGGTTAAAGTAGCAGAGTATGCTGACGTGTGCGGCTATGCGTTTGATGGACAATTCCTGCCTCCCACCTATCTGTATGTCGCGGCGTTTCGATTGCATGCCACTATCTTTACTCATGACGCGATTACCTTCCCGTTATTAGGGCTGATCCATTTACGCAACCAGATCCGTTGCTATCGGGCCGTTGCAGTAGATGAGTGTCTGGATATTGATTGTTCTGTTGGTGCTAGTCGTGAAACTGATTCTGGACTGGAGTTTGAATTAGTCTCCAAGATATACAACGGTGAAGCGTTGGTGTGGGAAGCGTCTTCTGTTTACCTGTACCGCATGGACAAGCCAGGCCGCCGGGCTCGGCCACCCAAGGGTTCCGATATGGATTGGCAACAACCGGTGTTCTGGGAACTGGGTGAAGATCTTGGCCGTCGTTACGCCAGAGCTTCCGGTGATTACAATCTCATTCATCTACACCCATTGTTATCAAAGCGCTTTGGTTTTGACCGAGTGTTAGCACATGGTATGTGGTCGAAAGCGCGCTGTGTCGCTGAGCTAATGCCACAAATCCGTGACCGTCCCGTCGCCATTGATGTGGAATTTAAGTTGCCATTGTTTATGCCTGCACGGGTAAGTTTTAATGCGGAAACTTCCGAGACGGGCATTCGCTTCGAATTACGTGATCAAAAAGGGCGTCGGCCCCATCTGATTGGTCAGGTAACCTTTTTGGACTAA
- a CDS encoding TraB/GumN family protein: MVSTSRWIGLLWGFALFLNTAYAAAPPLTPLFYQVELQGKTAWILGSFHVGKANFYPLPPPIMRAFQQSSALVLEADVRDPKISQWVAQYGMQPAEADAPTRKLLDAYCQPLGICQQLAQFSPWLQSIQISMLRFTQMGLSPQFGVEQQLLTLNGARPLLELESTRSQLAMLSSFDMDIQWAMVRDSIEAPDTDIQALVDAWRRGDEATIAKLMRQQLETEGGYQMLDKMLWQRNRQMAERLQQLLAQQSQPLFVAVGSGHLAGDRSLLQYLRQAGANIRNCWQQPCDISAN; the protein is encoded by the coding sequence ATGGTGTCAACAAGCCGCTGGATAGGATTGCTATGGGGTTTTGCCCTATTTTTGAACACAGCGTATGCCGCTGCACCGCCTTTGACGCCATTATTTTACCAAGTGGAGTTACAGGGAAAGACGGCTTGGATTCTGGGTTCTTTTCATGTGGGGAAGGCCAACTTTTACCCGCTGCCACCACCGATAATGCGCGCCTTTCAGCAATCCTCTGCGTTGGTACTTGAGGCCGATGTTCGTGATCCCAAAATCTCTCAATGGGTTGCGCAATATGGGATGCAACCTGCTGAGGCTGATGCCCCGACCCGCAAGCTATTGGATGCATACTGTCAGCCATTAGGGATCTGTCAGCAGCTTGCGCAGTTTTCACCTTGGCTACAATCAATTCAAATCAGTATGTTGCGTTTTACTCAAATGGGGTTGTCGCCCCAATTTGGTGTTGAACAGCAACTATTGACTCTTAATGGTGCGCGGCCGTTGTTGGAATTAGAGAGTACTCGCAGCCAACTGGCGATGTTGTCTAGTTTTGATATGGATATTCAGTGGGCAATGGTCAGAGACAGTATTGAAGCTCCGGATACGGATATTCAGGCTTTGGTAGATGCCTGGCGCCGTGGTGATGAAGCCACCATTGCTAAATTAATGCGCCAACAGCTGGAAACCGAAGGTGGATACCAGATGCTGGACAAAATGCTCTGGCAGCGTAATCGCCAGATGGCTGAGCGTTTGCAGCAACTGTTAGCACAGCAATCACAGCCACTGTTTGTGGCCGTTGGTAGCGGTCATCTTGCCGGAGATCGCAGCTTGCTGCAGTATCTGCGACAGGCAGGCGCTAACATACGTAATTGCTGGCAGCAACCATGCGATATTAGTGCAAACTAA
- a CDS encoding response regulator, with protein sequence MTTLPYKDVSILLIDDDDIDHMAVARAMTQLRLLNPLVRARDGVEALELLRQQRVKCPYLILLDLNMPRMNGIEFLEELRHEKGLSQSVVFVLTTSAADEDKVAAYEHHVAGYMVKHHIKDEFLSIFNMLENYWRIVVLPCETGGDDYGPVAD encoded by the coding sequence ATGACCACTTTGCCATATAAAGACGTTTCTATCCTGCTAATTGATGACGACGATATTGATCATATGGCGGTGGCGCGGGCGATGACGCAATTGCGCTTACTCAATCCATTAGTCCGCGCACGGGATGGTGTCGAAGCGCTTGAGTTGCTGCGCCAGCAACGAGTGAAGTGTCCTTACCTGATTTTGCTGGATCTCAATATGCCACGAATGAATGGCATAGAGTTTCTTGAAGAATTGCGTCATGAGAAGGGGCTGTCGCAGTCAGTGGTCTTTGTGCTGACCACCTCAGCGGCAGATGAAGATAAGGTCGCGGCATATGAACATCATGTGGCCGGCTACATGGTAAAACACCACATTAAAGATGAGTTTTTAAGTATTTTCAATATGTTGGAAAATTATTGGCGGATTGTGGTATTGCCATGTGAGACGGGAGGTGATGACTATGGACCTGTTGCTGATTGA
- a CDS encoding prephenate dehydrogenase — protein MPYTKVIAQLKTNLQLAYRQAVDADNGLDQLQQQGHAKFAQIFTNEQGFSTSSTRFLPYVQELAEAVAELEEDKAPSQEDLEHVVKQLAILLQTLSLFKEQRRQ, from the coding sequence ATGCCATATACCAAGGTCATAGCGCAACTGAAGACCAACTTGCAGCTCGCTTACCGGCAGGCAGTAGATGCTGATAACGGTCTTGATCAGCTGCAACAACAAGGGCATGCAAAATTTGCCCAGATTTTCACTAATGAACAGGGATTTAGCACCTCCAGTACGCGTTTTTTACCCTATGTACAGGAATTGGCTGAAGCGGTGGCAGAACTGGAAGAGGACAAAGCACCGTCTCAGGAAGATCTGGAACATGTGGTCAAGCAACTCGCCATTTTATTGCAAACATTGTCCTTGTTTAAGGAACAGCGTCGTCAGTAA
- a CDS encoding efflux RND transporter periplasmic adaptor subunit: MIKTIIMSLGVLTTAGLLTACQEQQKATETEATVGVVKVIQQSFPLTITLQGRTVASLSAEVRPQVGGIIQQRQFTEGAKVNAGDVLYQIDAATYEAAYDKADANLRTAMATLEAARLKDTRYQALLKEKSVSHQDAEDAHAAFMEADASVAGYRAALKSARIDLERTKITAPISGYIGISNVTPGALVSAAQSTALTTINTLDPIYVDLNESSKDMLQLRKILSRAGVEKGNAEVSLILEDGSEYAHKGKLKMREVSVDRSTGSVVLRAEFANPEDVLLPGMFVRAKLQVAVDKQGIKVPQRGIARDNQGQAYALVVGKDGKLAKKLVTTEQAIGDQWVITSGLEAGDLLVVEGSNKVQLGQSVKAETVTLETGSQEGH; the protein is encoded by the coding sequence ATGATAAAAACAATAATTATGTCTCTCGGCGTCCTTACAACTGCCGGTTTGCTGACCGCCTGTCAGGAACAACAAAAAGCTACCGAAACCGAAGCGACGGTTGGCGTAGTTAAAGTGATTCAGCAATCTTTTCCGCTAACGATTACTTTGCAAGGCCGAACCGTGGCCTCGCTGAGCGCAGAAGTGCGTCCTCAGGTAGGCGGGATTATCCAGCAACGCCAGTTTACTGAAGGCGCTAAAGTCAATGCTGGCGATGTGTTGTATCAGATAGACGCTGCGACTTACGAAGCTGCATATGATAAAGCTGACGCTAATCTGCGTACGGCAATGGCAACGCTGGAAGCTGCCAGATTGAAAGACACTCGCTACCAAGCATTATTGAAAGAAAAAAGCGTTTCACATCAGGATGCTGAAGATGCACATGCAGCCTTTATGGAAGCCGATGCCAGCGTAGCCGGGTATCGGGCGGCACTGAAAAGTGCCCGCATTGACCTAGAACGAACCAAAATCACCGCACCGATCAGTGGTTATATCGGCATTTCTAACGTTACTCCCGGCGCACTGGTGAGTGCCGCTCAAAGTACAGCTTTAACCACTATCAATACTTTAGATCCTATCTATGTCGATCTGAATGAATCCAGCAAGGATATGTTGCAACTGCGAAAAATTCTGTCACGGGCTGGCGTGGAAAAGGGCAATGCAGAGGTCAGTCTGATCCTGGAAGATGGCAGTGAATATGCGCACAAAGGTAAGCTGAAGATGCGCGAAGTGTCTGTCGATCGTTCTACCGGTTCGGTTGTCTTGCGGGCTGAGTTCGCCAATCCGGAGGATGTGCTGCTCCCTGGCATGTTTGTGAGAGCTAAGTTGCAAGTGGCTGTTGATAAACAAGGGATTAAGGTGCCGCAGCGCGGTATCGCGCGCGACAATCAGGGACAGGCATATGCATTAGTAGTGGGCAAAGATGGCAAATTAGCTAAAAAGCTCGTCACCACGGAGCAGGCCATTGGCGATCAATGGGTCATTACTTCAGGGCTGGAAGCGGGTGATTTGCTGGTCGTTGAAGGGTCAAATAAAGTCCAACTGGGACAATCGGTAAAAGCAGAAACCGTGACATTAGAAACCGGTAGCCAGGAAGGACATTAA
- a CDS encoding putative bifunctional diguanylate cyclase/phosphodiesterase, giving the protein MDLLLIDDDEIDRTAIVRALAGSDTHFSVVEANCAREGLACVRQQRFDGILLDYRLPDADGLALLHNLHAAVSDTTAVVMISRYEDENLADRCIEMGAQDFLLKDEVNTRRLTRAIRLAKQRASMSRALQRTHERLRDLAEHDSLTELLNRYGFEISLSQQLANARTRNTELALILLDLDDFKEVNDTHGHQMGDRLLVQVAERLQQMVPAQYQLARIGGDEFVVLLSGIEVLHGAAQLANELLDVLRPVFYIDKQPLFIGACAGIASYGDKASDSYQLLKCADIALHKAKQLGRSQLQFYSEALDAAVRQRHYIATGLRSALEQQQFQLFYQGKFNAGSGELEGMEALIRWQHPQDGLIAPDCFLPVAEALGMMDAICEWVLLTACKQTQQWQQLLQGTARKLTVAVNLSASQNLRDKLLAQVQSAIAESGLAPALLELEITENALIEEPAKLAKVLEQVAAMGVTLSLDDFGTGFSSLEHIKDFPINILKIDKSFVCGIEQDERSRRLLAALINFANGFDVMSVAEGVETEAQANFCRDHGCYLLQGYLYCKPMPAAAFYQQHIEPLLKAASVDH; this is encoded by the coding sequence ATGGACCTGTTGCTGATTGATGACGATGAAATCGACAGAACTGCCATTGTCAGAGCGCTCGCTGGTTCAGATACCCACTTCAGTGTTGTTGAAGCTAACTGCGCCCGAGAGGGATTAGCCTGCGTTCGTCAACAACGCTTTGACGGCATCCTTCTGGACTATCGGTTACCAGATGCTGATGGCTTGGCGCTGTTACACAATCTGCATGCCGCCGTAAGCGATACCACGGCAGTTGTGATGATTTCTCGCTATGAGGATGAAAATCTCGCTGACCGTTGTATCGAGATGGGCGCTCAGGACTTCTTGTTGAAAGATGAGGTAAACACCCGAAGGTTAACTCGTGCCATTCGTCTAGCGAAACAACGTGCCAGCATGAGCCGAGCACTGCAAAGAACCCATGAGCGTTTGCGTGATCTGGCTGAACATGACTCTTTGACCGAATTGCTCAATCGTTACGGATTTGAGATTAGTCTGAGTCAACAGTTGGCCAATGCCCGTACCCGCAATACTGAACTCGCGTTAATCTTGTTAGATCTGGACGATTTCAAAGAAGTTAATGATACCCACGGGCATCAGATGGGGGATCGTTTATTAGTCCAAGTAGCCGAGCGGTTACAGCAGATGGTCCCTGCGCAATATCAATTGGCCCGAATTGGCGGTGACGAGTTTGTGGTGTTGTTATCCGGTATCGAAGTGTTACACGGTGCAGCGCAATTGGCGAATGAGCTGTTAGACGTTTTGCGTCCGGTGTTTTATATCGATAAACAACCGTTATTTATTGGGGCATGTGCCGGTATCGCCAGTTATGGCGATAAAGCTTCCGACAGTTATCAACTGCTTAAGTGTGCCGATATTGCACTTCATAAAGCCAAACAATTGGGCCGCAGCCAACTGCAATTTTATTCAGAAGCATTAGATGCCGCTGTTCGCCAACGTCACTATATCGCAACCGGCTTACGGTCAGCGCTGGAGCAACAGCAGTTTCAATTATTTTATCAGGGGAAATTTAATGCTGGCAGTGGTGAACTGGAAGGCATGGAAGCGCTGATACGCTGGCAACATCCGCAGGATGGCCTGATTGCTCCAGATTGCTTTTTACCTGTCGCCGAAGCATTAGGGATGATGGATGCTATTTGTGAATGGGTATTGCTAACGGCTTGCAAGCAAACACAGCAGTGGCAACAACTTTTGCAGGGGACTGCGCGCAAGCTGACCGTTGCCGTGAATTTATCGGCCTCACAAAATCTGCGCGATAAGTTATTAGCGCAGGTGCAGTCCGCGATCGCTGAGAGTGGATTAGCGCCAGCGTTATTGGAGTTGGAGATTACTGAAAACGCGTTGATTGAAGAACCTGCAAAACTCGCAAAAGTACTGGAACAGGTTGCGGCAATGGGGGTGACATTGTCGCTGGATGATTTCGGTACTGGCTTTTCATCATTGGAGCATATTAAAGACTTTCCGATCAATATCCTGAAAATTGATAAAAGTTTTGTTTGTGGTATTGAGCAAGATGAGCGCTCCAGACGGTTGTTGGCGGCATTGATTAACTTTGCTAACGGCTTTGATGTGATGTCGGTGGCTGAAGGTGTGGAAACTGAAGCTCAGGCCAATTTTTGCCGAGATCATGGCTGTTATCTGTTACAGGGTTATCTCTACTGCAAACCGATGCCAGCCGCAGCATTTTATCAACAGCATATCGAACCTCTGTTGAAGGCCGCGTCCGTTGATCACTAG
- a CDS encoding DUF3016 domain-containing protein, which produces MKIGYLLFAGMLGVMSTGCAVATEEAADAAAANPITTVGKVKIEWQNPDKYRDIRTASELQKRFQQRMFESLTKALDQASSKVLKDKEKLELVVTDVDLAGDLRPTFGKAAVSEIRVVKDIYPPQINFTYRVLDGDQVIMVGSEKLHDLMFMNRIYANDNTTFRYEEGMLKDWFNKTVAPKL; this is translated from the coding sequence ATGAAAATTGGCTATCTGTTATTTGCAGGCATGCTCGGTGTTATGAGTACCGGTTGTGCTGTCGCAACGGAAGAAGCGGCTGACGCGGCTGCGGCGAACCCGATAACGACTGTTGGAAAAGTTAAAATTGAATGGCAGAACCCGGATAAGTATCGCGATATACGCACGGCTTCAGAACTGCAGAAACGGTTTCAACAACGAATGTTTGAAAGTTTGACTAAGGCACTTGATCAGGCTTCAAGCAAAGTTCTGAAAGATAAAGAAAAGCTTGAGTTAGTGGTGACTGATGTCGATTTGGCCGGGGATTTACGTCCGACCTTTGGTAAAGCCGCCGTCAGTGAAATTCGTGTTGTCAAAGATATCTATCCACCACAAATTAACTTCACTTACCGGGTACTGGATGGTGATCAGGTGATTATGGTGGGATCTGAGAAATTGCATGATCTTATGTTTATGAATCGTATCTACGCCAACGATAATACGACCTTCAGATATGAAGAAGGTATGCTCAAAGACTGGTTTAATAAAACCGTCGCTCCCAAATTGTAA
- a CDS encoding HU family DNA-binding protein, which yields MNKTELIANMAEKAELTKAEATLALKSLESAVTEALKAGDKVSIVGFGSFETSTRAARTGRNPLTGQEIQIAEATVPKFKAGKALKDSVN from the coding sequence ATGAATAAAACTGAACTCATTGCCAACATGGCAGAGAAAGCTGAACTTACAAAAGCTGAAGCCACTCTGGCACTTAAGTCCTTAGAATCTGCAGTAACAGAAGCACTCAAAGCCGGTGATAAAGTATCTATTGTGGGGTTTGGCTCTTTTGAAACATCAACTCGCGCTGCCAGAACAGGTCGTAATCCTCTGACAGGTCAGGAAATTCAAATTGCTGAAGCCACTGTGCCTAAATTCAAAGCTGGCAAAGCATTAAAAGACAGCGTGAACTGA
- a CDS encoding methyltransferase domain-containing protein — protein sequence MQDKNFDKLAQKFAHNIYGTTKGDIRMAVLWRDLQEQLPLLGQKPLRILDAGGGFGYFSLKLAQLGHQVVLCDISEAMLQQAQQLIDAEPSAVDISLVHAPIQELKAEELGQFDLILCHAVAEWLADAKDTLQQLLTLLQPSGLFSLMFYNKEAMRFHALTAGNFDYVRNGLKSKKKNRLSPEHPLEIPTVRKWFDEWSLTLRCASGVRVIHDYMNKRMPDNYDERQLIDIELEYSRREPYLSLGRYIHFIGHKH from the coding sequence GTGCAGGACAAGAACTTCGATAAACTGGCGCAAAAATTTGCCCATAACATTTACGGCACCACCAAAGGTGATATCCGGATGGCAGTGCTTTGGCGTGATTTGCAGGAGCAACTACCATTATTGGGCCAAAAGCCCCTGCGTATTCTGGATGCTGGCGGCGGCTTTGGTTATTTCAGTTTGAAGCTCGCACAGCTGGGTCATCAGGTAGTGCTATGCGATATCTCAGAAGCGATGTTACAGCAAGCACAGCAATTGATTGATGCAGAGCCATCCGCTGTGGATATTTCACTGGTTCACGCGCCCATTCAAGAGTTGAAAGCGGAAGAGCTGGGCCAGTTTGATCTCATTCTCTGTCATGCTGTCGCTGAATGGCTAGCGGACGCCAAGGATACCTTGCAACAATTGCTGACGCTGTTGCAACCCAGCGGTTTGTTCTCGCTGATGTTTTACAACAAGGAAGCGATGCGCTTCCATGCACTCACCGCCGGTAATTTTGACTATGTGCGCAACGGCCTTAAATCCAAAAAGAAAAATCGTCTGAGCCCAGAACATCCGCTGGAAATCCCGACGGTCCGGAAATGGTTCGATGAGTGGTCATTGACGTTACGGTGCGCATCCGGTGTGCGTGTCATTCACGACTATATGAACAAACGGATGCCTGATAACTATGATGAACGCCAGTTGATCGATATTGAACTCGAATACTCCCGGCGTGAACCTTATCTGTCGTTAGGACGTTATATCCATTTTATCGGCCACAAACACTGA
- a CDS encoding formate--tetrahydrofolate ligase encodes MLSDIEISRQSPRRPIGEVAQSLGLTSQEYHTLGDAKAKVQLNVLPRLANKPSGKFIVVTAINPTPYGEGKTVTSIGLTQALHALNKKVCVCLRQPSMGPVFGVKGGAAGGGYAQVVPMEELNLHLTGDIHAVSSAHNLAAAALDARLHHETRLGAEEFQRQSGLSPLHIDPERLLWPRVTDHNDRALRQIEVGLGRNNGPQHSASFAITAASELMAVLALSCDLKDMRQRIGRLLLAYDKSGAPITAEMLGVAGAMTAVMRQAIEPTLMQTLNGAPCLIHAGPFANIAHGNSSIIADEVALKLADYVVTEGGFGSDMGFEKFCNIKVRASGHQPDCAVLVVTLKALKSHAEVHQQDINAADLTALQQGFANLAWHLANIRRYGVPVVVAINRFPQDCEQELAWLQQAAITAGASDCVVSEAFAKGAAGATALAEAVLTALQQPAQFHYLYDPDAGLEQSLATLTELGYGAAGFSLSAKAQQQLQEIKQLGAGSLPVCMAKTPMSISHDAKLKGVPRGFTVPINELKLNAGAGFVTALAGNVMTMPGLGLNPGYLHIDVDDDGNICGL; translated from the coding sequence ATGTTGTCTGATATTGAAATTTCCCGTCAAAGTCCCAGACGCCCCATCGGCGAAGTGGCCCAGTCGTTAGGGCTGACCTCGCAGGAATATCATACGCTCGGTGATGCCAAGGCCAAGGTGCAGCTCAACGTATTACCGCGGCTGGCCAATAAGCCCAGCGGCAAATTTATTGTGGTCACAGCCATCAACCCCACACCTTATGGTGAAGGTAAAACGGTTACCAGTATCGGGTTAACGCAGGCGCTGCATGCGCTCAATAAAAAAGTCTGTGTCTGTTTACGTCAGCCGAGCATGGGGCCGGTATTTGGGGTGAAAGGCGGTGCTGCCGGCGGTGGTTACGCCCAAGTGGTGCCGATGGAGGAGTTAAATCTACACCTGACGGGCGATATTCATGCCGTGAGTAGCGCGCATAATCTCGCGGCGGCAGCGCTGGATGCGCGTCTGCACCACGAGACCCGCCTCGGCGCAGAGGAGTTTCAACGTCAGAGTGGGTTGTCGCCGTTGCATATCGATCCCGAACGGTTGTTGTGGCCGCGGGTGACGGATCATAACGATCGCGCATTAAGGCAGATTGAAGTGGGACTGGGGCGTAATAATGGTCCTCAGCACTCCGCCAGTTTTGCAATTACTGCGGCATCTGAATTGATGGCAGTATTGGCGCTGAGTTGTGATCTCAAAGATATGCGTCAGCGTATCGGACGGTTACTGCTGGCCTACGATAAATCTGGTGCCCCCATCACTGCCGAGATGTTAGGCGTCGCTGGCGCTATGACGGCGGTAATGCGTCAGGCGATTGAGCCGACATTAATGCAAACACTTAATGGCGCACCTTGCCTGATCCATGCCGGACCTTTTGCCAACATTGCCCATGGCAATTCCTCTATTATTGCCGATGAAGTTGCACTGAAACTCGCTGATTATGTGGTGACCGAAGGCGGTTTCGGTTCAGATATGGGCTTTGAAAAATTCTGTAATATCAAGGTGAGAGCCTCTGGACATCAACCGGATTGTGCGGTGCTGGTGGTCACCTTGAAAGCGTTAAAAAGTCATGCAGAGGTGCATCAGCAGGATATCAATGCAGCAGACTTAACGGCATTGCAGCAGGGATTTGCCAATCTGGCATGGCATCTAGCCAATATTCGTCGTTATGGTGTGCCAGTGGTCGTGGCGATCAATCGTTTTCCTCAGGATTGCGAGCAAGAGTTAGCCTGGCTGCAACAGGCTGCAATTACTGCGGGGGCGAGTGACTGTGTTGTCAGCGAAGCCTTTGCTAAAGGCGCGGCGGGTGCGACCGCGCTGGCTGAAGCGGTATTGACTGCGCTGCAGCAACCCGCGCAATTCCACTATCTGTATGACCCTGATGCTGGATTAGAGCAGAGTCTGGCGACGCTCACGGAGCTGGGCTATGGCGCCGCAGGGTTTTCGCTGTCAGCGAAAGCACAACAGCAATTGCAGGAAATCAAACAGCTTGGTGCCGGCTCGTTACCTGTGTGTATGGCGAAAACGCCGATGTCTATCAGTCATGATGCCAAGCTTAAAGGGGTTCCCCGCGGTTTTACGGTGCCGATAAACGAACTCAAGTTAAATGCGGGCGCCGGATTTGTCACCGCGTTAGCGGGTAATGTGATGACCATGCCGGGACTCGGACTGAATCCGGGATACCTGCATATTGATGTGGATGACGACGGTAATATCTGCGGTTTATAG
- a CDS encoding TorF family putative porin, protein MKKTLLSLGTLAGLMLIAPMSQATVTGNIGATSNYLWRGVTQTANGAAVQGGIDYAHESGFYIGTWGSNVDFGDDGDTTYEMDIYGGFSNSINDDWSYDVGYLYYGYPDASGSIDFGELYGSLTWKWLEFGVAKFVTAGSDVAADGLDDKDYTYYHVAASYPLADSITLGAYYAYSTGDVITSWYGVDNYSEYNVSVTKDTSIGAVSFKLADTDLPGDDVKFVLGYTYEFEF, encoded by the coding sequence ATGAAAAAAACACTGCTGTCGTTGGGAACACTAGCTGGTCTAATGTTAATCGCACCAATGAGTCAGGCGACCGTAACCGGAAATATCGGTGCTACCTCAAACTATTTGTGGCGTGGTGTTACTCAGACTGCTAATGGTGCAGCCGTACAGGGTGGCATTGATTACGCTCACGAGTCTGGTTTTTACATCGGTACTTGGGGTTCTAACGTCGACTTTGGTGATGATGGCGACACCACTTACGAGATGGACATCTATGGCGGCTTCTCTAATTCCATCAATGATGACTGGAGCTACGATGTTGGTTATCTGTACTACGGATATCCAGACGCTTCCGGTTCCATCGATTTTGGTGAACTCTACGGCTCACTGACCTGGAAATGGTTGGAATTCGGTGTGGCTAAATTCGTTACCGCTGGTAGCGATGTTGCTGCCGATGGCCTGGATGACAAAGATTACACTTACTACCACGTTGCTGCCAGCTACCCTCTGGCTGACAGTATTACACTGGGCGCTTATTACGCTTACTCTACCGGTGACGTTATCACCAGCTGGTATGGTGTAGATAACTACTCTGAATACAACGTATCTGTCACCAAAGATACCAGTATCGGCGCCGTGTCCTTCAAATTAGCAGACACCGATCTGCCAGGCGACGATGTCAAATTCGTACTGGGTTATACTTACGAATTTGAATTCTAA